The region ctaatatgcAAGCGGCTGCCAatgaccatttggtctattggcatagAGTCCTTTGCGTAGGGTGTTCGTttcgagtgtcgagcgtggctctccgagttcgatccccatctcaCGCAAAGTGAGGGTACGGTTCGGTGGTGAGCGCTGCTCCCCCACATGTTCGACCCTGGGTTCCGGCGCTTATCGCTTTTCTCCAACAAAAATGCAAGCAGCtgttgttttctatttaaatcataataatagtTACTTTCACCCGATATTTCATTTGATGTttttaaccattaaaataatatttatattataaaaaataagtttttgttttattttgtacacaattaatttttttttttttgattctGTGCATGATTGTATTAATCAAATTCGGTCCCTAGATGAGCCTCGATTAAGAGCCACTTTGGGCCAGGCGGATGCCTCTTCAGAGGCCCGCGAGAACTAGTTGGTTgtttaatgaatattttaaattggAATGTTAGGGGCTTAGGTAGGCCAGCTATGAGGAATTTAGTTAGAGACTTTCTTAATTTCAATTTTGCGGATGTTTGTTGCTTGCAAGAAACAAAACTGGAGGTGCTCTCTGCCGCTATCTGGCGGGAAATTAGGGGAACTAGACTGGACCATTTCGCTGTCTTGGCAGCGAAAGGTTCGGCAGGGGGAATTGTGATTGGATGGAACAGCTTGTTGTTTACCGGGACGGTAACACAAGTGGGTGTTTTTAGTTTATCTGTTGAGTTTCTGTCCAAAAGGGACAACCTTAAATGGCGTTGCACGGCGGTTTATGGTCCTAATGAGCGGGTACGTAAGCATGCCTTCTGGACGGAACTTCTCAATAGCAAAGGGGATTTCCACGGACCGTGGGTTATTTGTGGGGACTTTAATGCGATTTTTGATATCAGCGATAAACCCTCGGGCAATCCTAATTTGGAGGATATCCGCTATGCCAATAATCTGTTGAGGTCTTTGAGTTTACAGGAGCCACCCACGGTGGGTAGGAAATTCACTTGGACAAATGGGCAAGATTCACCTATTTGGGTCAAACTTGATCGGTTCCTGGTGAATGATTGTTGGCTAGAGCGGTTTTCTAGGGTCATTCAATCTAGCTTACCTAGACTTGGTTCCTATCTAGATTACAATGGTTGCAGGAGGGTGATGAAAATAGGAAATTCTTTCATGCGGTAGCCAACGGACGAAAAAATCGCAACTTCATCCCTAGTCTTACACAGAATGGAAATATACTGTTGGAGTCTCGTGAGATCGGGAAGGTCTTCACTGAGCACTTTAAGCAGCTGTTTGGTAACAAGCGCCCTAGGAGGCTCAAGATCGATTTTTAGAATCTCTTGCGATTCAAGACTCCTGTGGACCTTTCAATGCTGGAACGACCTTTAATCGAGGATGAAATCAAGAAAGCGGTGTTTGATCTAGGAGGGGACAAAGCCCCGGGACCTGATGGCTTCCCCCTGCAATTCTTTAAGCATTTCTGGGACTTGATTAAAGTCGATCTTACGCATCTGTGTGAGGACTTCTACAGGAATAGAACGAATATCGAAAGAATTGGGCCAACATTGCTCTTATTCCAAAGGTGGATACGCCTGAGACACCTGGGGATTTCAGACCAATCAGTTTATTAAATTCATCTCTAAAGATTCTATCTAAGCTGCTGGCGTCTCGTCTGAGCACGGTGATCAATTCTCTTGTGGATGTGAAGCAATCGGCGTTCTTGAAAGGACGTTGTATTCTAGATAATATCGCCACCGCTGAGGAGCTTATTTTTAGTGTCCACAAGAGGAGGGTCCCGGGTCATATCTTAAAAGTGCACTTTTCCAAGGCCTTTGATAGGGTGGATTGGAACTTCTTATTTGAGTTGCTAAAAGCGAGGGGCTTTGGGGACCGTTGGATCGGATGGATCAAATGCATTATAGAATCTTCTAAGGCTTCCATCCTGGTCAATGGTTCGCCTAACGGCTATGTTCGTTATCTTAGCGGGTTACGTCAGGGAGATCCACTTTCCCCCTTACTTTTCGTGCTAGTCACGGATGTTCTTAGTACGATGTTTTCGCACGCTCtgaaatctagggttttagtgTGTGTACCCCTGGGGGTTTGGGGTAGTAAATGTCACCTTCACTATGTGGATGATTTGCTTGTCATTACAACTGGTGGTCTTCAAGACTTGCGCATAGTCAAGCTAATTTTGCTAATTTTCGAAGGTCTGTCGGGGTTAGctgttaatttttcaaaaacttgatTTTACTCGACTGAGCTGGATGTGCTACCAGATAGGGAGGCGGCGGAAACCCTATGCTGTGCTAGGGGTTTGTTACCTGTTACCTATTTGGGTATTCCTATTGCGGGCAGGAGACCTAGGAAGCAAGACTGGGAGGGTCTTATCACTAAAATTCGTAGAAGATTATCCACCTGGAAAGCGAGACAACTATCCATGGGGGGCGACTTACGCTCGTTAATTCGGTCCTATCTGCGATCCCTACATATTGGATGTCGTTGTTTCGTTTACCTGGTTGGGTTATCAAAGAGATTAACAGAAAGGGATTTTCTTTGGTCTGGACCGGACATTGAGCACCCGCGGTGGAGAATAGCAAGTTGGGGTACTCTTTGTCGTCCTAGGGAACAAGGTGGTTGGGGTATTCTTGAGttatcaaattttaatctcACGCTCTtgggcaaatggtggtggaagttatTGACGGATGCTACGTGGTGTGGTGCTGATATCTTACAATTTAACTACGGTGTTACTCGTTGGAATATGTTTCCCAGGAAAACGGGTAGGATTTCCTACTTCTGGTATGGCGTTTTGAGCTGTCTGCCGGCTTTTAGGGGGTGCGTGCTGCACGAGGTTAACTCTGGAACTGAAACATTATTCTGGAAGGATAGTTGGTTCGCGGGGCGGGCACCTATGTTCATCTGGCCGGAGGAATTCAAAAGGGCTAGTGAGCTCAACGGAGGTGCGCGAGATGTGTTCCCTCCTAAATCAGGCCCCTTTCTCTGGGGAGGATGAGTGTCGGAACTACAGGGATAGACTAATGGATTTTGATGGGCTGAAGGAGACAAAAAAAGGTATAGGATGAATGGAAATGGTATCTTCACGGTCAAATCTTTCTACTTGTTTCTAATTGATGGAGGTGTGTGTTGCCCTATTGCCCGGTTCTTCTGGAGGAAGCCATGTCCGAAGAAAGTTAGCCTGTTTAACTGGTTAGCTGAGAAGTATAAGATTCTCACCATGGATGTCCTCGCGAAAAGGGGTTGTAATCGCCTCCCTACGACGACCTGCGTCCTATGCAATTCGGATATAGAGTCGGCGGATCATCTCTTCTTACATTGTTTGGTTGCTAGAAAGGTGTGGGGGTATTTCGTGCACTTACTGCATCTCCCAGATCCTCCTGGGTCTATGCAGGAGATCTGGCGAGGTTGGAGAACTTCGATTCGGGCTAACTTTAGGGAGTTTGGGGGCTTAGTTGTTAAGgctattgtgtggaatatttggcttgttaGAAATGATTGTATATTTAATGCCAGCTGTTTGTCTACGCATGCCCTTGTTTTGAAGATTGATCGTATGTTGATATCTTGGCTCTCTTCAGTTGTCGAAGGTTCGCGAGAGACGATGGAGGATCCTATTGCCATGCTGCGGCAGAGCACGGAAGCCCTAGGGACCAGTGGAGTGGAGTCTGGTGGTGATCCACTCCCCGGGGTTGATCTTGTGTCTATTTCTGGCTAGTCTGTTATTGTATTATGTTGGACTGAGAATCCTGCGTTGATTCTCACCCGACGCCGTTTGTTCTTTCACTTCTCGTGGTGTTTTGTTGGTCTTTGGTTAGCGCTGGCGCCCGGTTTGTATCCCTTCCCTTTTTATGTAAtgcagtggtttatccaccttttcaaaaaaaaaaaaattcattttttttaaacaacatatataattttgtgagAATTTCCCCTTGAAAAAAGATGTGAAAACAATACTATGATAGTGATTCATAATGCATTagctttatatttatgttttccatttcttatttgttttatttgattcatatcccataaaaaaaaataaaaaaataaaaaataaaaaaaaatctcttgtgcTTAGTTAGATAGGTTAGTAAAAGCCACCAAGAATAGTGAATAAGCAGTGCAAAGTTAAATATCTTTGATGTAGTGATATGTAAATAAACAATTGAATATTGTattaatactatttataaagTCATATGTGGAAAAAGCCTTATTCTTTACTCTTCTAAAATTGCAAGACAGAGGAGATTTACTTTTGTCGAATTGTAATTATTGAGATATAATTTTGGTTGCATGTGGCAGACTCTGATTGCCCCGTGAATTAATCCCCCACATAATAAATTCTTAGGGTATCGTTAAACTATCGTAACTAATGCATCACCATATCTGTCAGTCCTTTTAATACCCCTTTATGGGGCGACGCTTGTTGTCTctgtcaaaaaaaaatacaataagtTTCAAGCCTAAAAATTAGGATGCTTATATGTGTTGTATCTTTATGTGTATGTTTCAAATGTTAATGAATATACATATCAACTCCTCCATTGTTAACTGTATATTAGGACTTTCTCCTATCTTCAACACATGATAAACCTTTTCAATACCTTTGTgtgtccttcttcttcttcttcttcttcttcttcttcaaaattctAAAAGCTTCTTATTGGCGATAAGGATAAAAATTTGAGAGAATTATTTGTAGCTATGTAAAAATCAAagagttgtatatatatatatactcactcactgataaaataaattttctcactgtaaaaacaagaaaaggctTTCTCCTGCTCTCGTTCCTAAACCGTGAATAACCAACCATTCAAGTGGATGagtaaacaaataatttcaaatccGATCACACTAAATCATGCACCCTTTTGttcttatcattaaaaaaattaaaaaaattaaaaaaattaaaaaaattaaaaaaattaaaaaaattaaaaaaattaaaagaacacACTTTTAAGTGCAAGTGATGTAAGAtttgttcttattcttattgTTGAAAGCACATAACTTGTTAAAGAAAAGATACTCGATCCATATGTTGACTgacaaacattattattattattattattattattattattgtatagCTGACTGAATTAAACATGTCTATGATATGACGAGCATTTTCATATCCACCATTTTTTGTGCCCCACTTACCATATTATGATAACATTATGTATAGATTTCTTCTTATCGATCAAGTGATCACTCTTTTTCTGACGTtgcattttcatattcttttcttcttcgctttttaaaacaattaatttacaGTGTTATTAATGGCCCAATAGAACCAAGGAAAGATAAGCAATGGCAGGGATTTATCATTTATGCTGGTGAGATGTCTCTTCACGGACAACTCAGATCAGTGTATTCATATCCGGAACGTGCTACCCAAATTGCACACATAGCTGTCAGCCTGGCACTACTATTGATACCATATCAATGTAcactattatttaaattctccatatttatttattttaattgtctaATACTATTTGATGTCGGTAACTTTCATTTTGGTATTTTGCATTTTTAACATGAGTTTAGAACCCATTTTATGAAACCTACCATTTTGGTTGGCGTTTTATTTTCAAgccatttatattaatttaaataaatttggacacataatataaactatatacatgtactttttaaaatgtttttgttgtttttttatatgttcatctaattatatatatataagataatgaATTGATAGAaggaataaaagataataattcaCATAGAGAGCtagaaaaactaataatttacaaatggattttaatttctataaatttaaaattttccattagttttaataaattttcttaaactGCAATCGGTTAAAAGGGCACATTTTTTTAACGATATCTTAATTGTGCAAAAGGGTCACCTATATGAAACTACAGGGgacaaaaaaagacaaaaaaaagaaaaaaagaaaaatacatatatgacCAATGTAATTAACACGAATGAATGAAAATCGGATTTTCCGCTGCCGACTTTATAGTCTCATTAAGTAGCAatactaattttctttttcttttttttttacaaaagaaaaggtCGTAATACTAATTCCACCTTTCATTAATCCTCTTACCTTTTCTATGAAAAGATGGTAATACTAATTCAACCTTTCATTAAAAGCAGGTAAGAAACACCCAAAATCGATTTTGAACCTCTTGCGATTCAAGATTCCTGTGGACATTTCAATGCTGGAACGACCTTTTACCGAGGATGAAATCAAGAAAGCGGTGTTTGATCTAGGAGGGGACAAAGCCCCAGGACCTGATGGCTTCCCCCTGCAATTCTTTAAGCATTTCTGGGATTTGATTAAAGTTGATCTTACGCACCTGTGTGAGAACTTCTATTGGAATAGAGCAAATATCGAAAGGATTAATTGGGCCAACATTGCTCTTATTCCTAAGGTAGATACGCCTGAGTCACCTGGGGATTTCAGACCAATCAGTTTATTAAGTTCATCTCTAAAAATTCTATCTAAGCTGCTGGCGTCTCGTCTGAGCACGGTGATCAATTCTCTTGTGGATGTGGAGCAATCGGCGTTCTTGAAAGGACGTTGTATTCTAGATAATATCGCCACCGCTGAGGAGCTTATTTTTAGTGTCCACAAGAGGAGGCTCCCGGGTCATATCTTAAAAGTGGACTTTTCCAAGGCCTTTGATAGGGAGGATTGGGACTTCTTATTTGAGTTGCTAAAAGCCAGGGGTTTTGGGGACCGATGGATCGGATGGATCAAATGCATTCTAGAATCTTCTAAGGCTTCCATCCTAGTCAATGGTTCGCCTAACGGCTATGTTCGTTATCTTAGCGGGTTACGTCAGGGAGATCCACTTTCCCCCTTACTTTTCGTGCTAGTCACGGACGTTGTTAGTACGATGCTTTCGCACGCTCTGAGATCTAAGGTTTTAGTGGGTGTGCCCCTGGGGGTTTGGGGTAGTAAATGTCACCTTCACTATGCGGATGATTTGCTTGTCATTACAACTGGTGGTCTTCAAGACTTGCGCATAGTCAAGCTAATTTTGCTAATTTTCGAAGGTCTGTCGGGGTTAGctgttaatttttcaaaaacatgccTTTACTCGACTGAGCTGGATGTGCTACCAGATAGGGAGGCGGCGGAAACCTTATGCTGTGCTAGGGGTTTGTTACATGTTACCTATTTGGGTATTCCTATTGCGGGCAGGAGACCTAGGAAGCAAGATTGGGAGGGTCTTATCACTAAAATTCGTAGAAGATTATCCACCTGGAAAACGAGACAACTATCCATGGGGGGGGCGACTTACGCTCGTTAATTCGGTCCTATCTGCGATCCCTACATATTGGATGTCGTTGTTTCGTTTACCTGGTTGGGTTATCAAGGAGATTAACAGAATTAGAAGGGATTTTCTTTGGTCTGGACCGGACATTGAGCACCCGCGGTGGAGATTAGCAAGTTGGGATACTCTTTGTCGTCCAAGGGAACAAGCTGGTTGGGGTATTCTTGAGttatcaaattttaatctcGCGCTCTtgggcaaatggtggtggaagttatTGACGGATGCTACTTGGTGTGTTGCTGATATCTTACAATTTAACTACGGTGTTATTCGTTGGAATATGTTCCCCAGGAAAACGGGTAGGATTTCCTACTTCTGGAAAGGCGTTTTGAGCTGTCTGCCGGCTTTTAGGGGAGGGCACCTATGTTCATCTGGCCGGAGGAATTAAAAAGGGCTAGTGAGCCCAACGGATCGGTGCGCGAGATGAGTTCCCTCCTAAATCAATCCCCTTTCTCTGGTGAGGATGAGAGTCGGAACTACAGGGATAGACTAATGGATTTTGACGGGGCTGAAGGAGACAGAAAAATGTGGAGGTTGAACGGAAATGGTATCTTCACGGTCAAATCTTTCTACTTGTTTCTAATTGATGGAGGTGTGTGTTGCCCTATTGCCCGGTTCTACTGGAGGAAGCCATGTCCGAAGAAAGTTAGCCTTTTTAACTGGTTAGCTGAGAAGAATAAGATTCTCACCATGGATGTCCTCGCGAAAAGGGGTTGTAATCGCCTCCCTACGACTACCTGCGTCCTATGCAATTCGGATATAGAGTCGGCTGATCATCTCTTCTTACATTGTTTGGTTGCTAGAAAGGTGTGGGGGTATTTCGTGCATTTACTGCATCTCCCAGATCCTCCTGGGTCTATGCAGGAGATCTGGCGGGGTTGGAGAACCTCGATTCGGGCTAACTTTAGGGAGATTGGGGGCTTAGTTGGTAAGGCTATTGTGTGTAATATTTGGCTTGTTATAAATGATTGTATTTAATGCCAACTGTTTGTCTACGGATGCCCTTGTTTTGAAGATTGATCGTATGTTGATATCTTGGCTCTCTTCAGTTGTCGAAGGTTCGCGAAAGACGATGGAGGATCCTAATGCCATGCTTCGGCAGAGCACGGAGGCCCTAGGGACCAGTGGAGTGGAGTCTGACGGTGATCCACTCCCCGGGGTTGATCTTGTGCCTATATCGGGCTAGTCTGTTATTGTATTGTGTTGGAATGAAAATCCTGCGTTGATTCTCACCCGGCGCCGTTTGTTCTTCCACTTCTCGTGGTGTTTTGTTAATCTTTGATTGGCGCTTGCGCCCTGTTTGTATCCCTTCTCTTGTTATTTTAATgacagtggtttatccacattttcaaAACACCCATCccacaaaaattatcaaaattaaacaaatacataaatatataaaataagagTTTTAACAAAATGGCAAATTATACTggtcataaattcataattaacactaataaaatccaaaatgaaatatatatatatatatacatcatacaTTCATCGGACTCAAAAGTAGACCTTTCCctatattccttttttttacaaattccGCGCAGAAATTTAAATtctggaaaagaaaataaaataaaataaaaataaagaaagaaggtCCCTCCCGGTTTTCCCCCCCAATTatttaatgacaaaaatatCTACATACATAGCGAacttaattacaaaaaaaaagaccCTCCATCAAGACAAATTATATTCACATAATGGTTGGTGGCTGTTAATTTATAACAATCTCTTTCGCCTCTTGATCTGGTTATCTATGTACGGTGGAGATCGCTTGGTTTCAAGCAACGGCTGTGATGCTTCGGGATGGGCGGTCACGGCGCTCGAGGCAATCAAAACCCTCGATGCGGACCGGAGCCGGTTTGAACCCATACTTGGTCGGGGCGCAACCCTTTCGGGTTGGAGACATAGGTGAACCAGCCGGGTTAGTTTGGATCGGACCCAGTTTGGGTTCGCGGAAACGGGCGTCGTGTATTAACGGGTTAGCGGATCTACTCGGCGGGGATCCGGTAAAGAACGGCGGCGATGAGGGTGTCGCGTTGTTTTGCTCACCTcccttttaataaataaataaataaataaaaattaattagatcTAACGATCAGGGCCGTAGGTTGTTGATCCAACGGCAGGATACTTTTtccataaaataaaagagaaaaaataccTTAGAGAGGAAAATATCAAGGAGCTCAGCGCCGGCTATGGTGTCGAACGGCGTCGGTCGGAGGCGGCATCCGTCGAGGTCGGTAGCTGCGGGGATGGAGAGTTGGGAGAGCCGGCGAGGTTTGGGGCAAAAGATGGGGCGCTCGGAGTTGGGATGCATAGCGAACCGGCTCATCTTGGATCCGATCTTGTGAGTCCTACAAGTGTCTATAGCTACAGCAGCTGAAATTGAAGCAAAAAAGAACAGTTTTTTCAGATCATTCATTcctcttttgcttttatttttgcagATCTGATAGATTTATGAGATTCATTGAAGGCGAAAGTCGGAAAACTTCAGATCTGGTGAGAAGAAGAATATTTTCAccaggaaaaaagaaaaaaagggtgaaaaacatgagaaaaaaacaaaggcgGAGGGGAGAGGAGAGATGAGAGGAGATGGCTTACCGTAGGAAGATGCTGCTGCTTTGTGATTGGAGAAAGGAAAGGGAAAGGGAAAGGAGTGGAGGATGAGACGGAGTTGAAGCAGATGAGATGCAATAGTTGAGAGATTATATATAAAGCGAGGGTGAAGGACTTGGATTTAATTTTCAGAAAAGTTAGTGGCCACGCGATAAAATAGAGGATGGTAAGTAAGTGCCAGCcaatttgacttttttttttttttactttatttttttatatatatatatattctatgtgtatctatataaaataaattctatttaaaaattcatttgaaTATTTAACTTAAATTAAGTTATGTACAGTCTAATGATTTCCCAAAATATGCTTACTTTATAATTTTCTTCACATAATTATTTGGTATTTTCCATAAATTTggttatatatagataaatttttaataagataataaaaataaatcgtTGAATATTCTAACTGCATGCTTTGGTGTCGGAGTATTAATGTTCATCTGTCCTcacttttataatatataagtaagtttaatttttattttattaaagattagtttaataatcaaatttgaatcaaatgtaaattactttaaaaTCGTCTTGATAAACATATGTTTAaactaatttgttaaaaaaaaaaacatatcacaGTGGTGTGTCCTAAAATGGATGACAGATGACCATAGAAAAAACAATCGgaatctttttcaaatttagaataatattaaacataagTTCATCTAATatgaaaatactaaaaaaagtatatatatatacattaaaaattgttgTGACTGTGAGCAATGACTATGAGCATGCAAGCGTGAAATGATATATTAGATTTGAGGAGGAGGTGACCACACGTTTAATTGCATACTGTACGGCACGTGCGCCAACGGTGCATGGAGTACTACTCTTGGCTTTGGGCTTAATAAATATCTTCTTCACAACCACCGCTACATTGCATTTGCACCACCGCCTAGTGGTAGTGGCTACCAttccctctttctctctttcttttcatttttccatacTGCAAACACACATACAAAGCGTGGATCTCTATGCAAATGAATGAAATGCGGAgtatctttttaatttctttcttaaATTTTACTCAACCACTTGTCTTCATATTCgtactataataaaaccttcTTAACAAACTGCAGGaaaactaataatttaaaaataaaaataatatctgGAAGCACATGACATGATCGACATTAATGGACTTGGGAAGTTGGaactgtctctctctctctctctctctctctctcttcaaatatcagttttttatttatttattttagatatatatacatattgaaaatgattattatgttatggttttttttttctttttatttttcaagaaataataaacatgaataGAAGGGTGATCCATTAGCACCACTGTCAACATTgccataactt is a window of Dioscorea cayenensis subsp. rotundata cultivar TDr96_F1 chromosome 5, TDr96_F1_v2_PseudoChromosome.rev07_lg8_w22 25.fasta, whole genome shotgun sequence DNA encoding:
- the LOC120260550 gene encoding uncharacterized protein LOC120260550, with protein sequence MSRFAMHPNSERPIFCPKPRRLSQLSIPAATDLDGCRLRPTPFDTIAGAELLDIFLSKGGEQNNATPSSPPFFTGSPPSRSANPLIHDARFREPKLGPIQTNPAGSPMSPTRKGCAPTKYGFKPAPVRIEGFDCLERRDRPSRSITAVA